The window TATCCTTGCACATACGGCATAGTGTTTGACTGTGCTGCCCGTTGTGCGCACGTCCTGGAGTAGTGGCCATGATCTCCACTAGGCCAGGTGCGGCATCAACTGTATATAATCCCCCTGCCTATGGCGTAATCAAGTTTGGTGAACTCTTTCCTTAATCTCCCATCGAAACATGTTGAAATATGCATGCAACACTCTTCCAGTGGCTAACTATCAAGACCAGTTCTTCAGGAGCCTTAACAGCTCGTGCTCTATGTGCGAGAGCACGTCCTGCATGCCAGGCTATTCCGGCCAGTGTCGTCGTACTCTTACCCGACCCCCCTTATCTCTCTCTCGTTAAACTGTATATATACGTACATCGAGATGAACAATACAGGGGAAGTGGATCGCACCTGCGGCTCCTGCCACGGCCACTTCCGCACTGCACTAACGCCGTGCTCGAACCTGTGTGGCGGCATCCCCATGGTGCTCCGTCTGGACTGCGCTGACTCCGGCCTGTCCTCCACCGCCGGCCTACCTCCGTCCATCGCTCACCACTTCCAGTCCAAGCTAGAACTCGAGCCCGGTGCATACTCCAAATGGCGTCAGCTATTCTATTTCATTTGTTGCAAATACAATGTCCAACATCACCTCGCCACCACTGATCCCGCCCACTAGAGAGCTGTCTGGCGCAACGACGATCTCACCATCATCCTCTGGATGTATGGTGTCACCACCGAGGAGTTGCAGGACGTGGTGACGTCGCCAACCAGCACCGCCTACGACATGTGGGCTCAACTCCATCTCCTCTTCCGAGACAACCAGCCCGGCCGCGCGATCATCCTCAGCGCCGAGTTCCGCAACATAGTACAAGGCGACCTCTCCGTCGCCGAGTATAGTCGCCGCCTCAAGGCCCTCGCCGGCACGCTAGGCGACGTCGGTGAACACATCACTTACCAAACCCTCACGTTGCAACTCGTCTGATGGCTGAGCCGCAAGTTTCAAGTGATGGCCATCCTCTCCAGGCTCGCCCCCGGCTGCTCTTGGGGATCACCGCCAAAGAGCACACTCTCCTGGACGGCTGTCCTCCACCGCCCTCACCATCGGGCAGGCAACCCACCCCGACTCCGCATCCGACCGCGGCGCTGATCAAAGCCGCGATCGGACGCTCAGCCGTGGTGGGCGGCCTGACCGACGTTGAGGGTGGTGGAGGATGCCTTGGGATGACCGTCGAGACGGGCGCACTCGTTGGCGGCGATCTCCTCCAAGAGCAGCCGGGAGCGAGCCTAGAGAAAGGAGGGGAATGGGTCTTGCGTCGGGAGCAAGGTAGCCATCACCTGAAGTTTGTGGCTAAGCCCCCGGATGAGTTGTAGTGTTATGGTCTGGTTGGTAATGTGTTCACTGATGTCACCGAGAACGCCGACGAGCACCTTGAGGCGGCGGGTGTACTGGGCGATGGAGAGATCGCATTGCACCATGTTTCGAAACTCAGAGCCGAGGATGATGGCACAACCCAGTTGGTTGACCTGGAACAGGAGATGAAGTTGTGCCACACATCTTAGGCGGTGCTTGTTGGCGACATCACCAGGTCCTGCAGCTCCTCGGCGATGACACCATCCATGCAGAGGACAATAGTGAGGTCGTCATTGCGCCACACGATGCTCTCGTGGGTGGGATCGACGACGACGTCGAGGTGATGTTGGACATTGTATTTGCAACAAATGAAGTAGAATAGCTGACGCCATTTGGAGTAAGCACTGGGCTCGAGTTCCAGCTTGGACTAGAAGTGGTGAGCGATGGACGGAGGCAGTTCGACGATGGAGGACGGGCCGGTGTTAGCGCAGTCCATACGGGACACCATGGGGCCgctgccacccaggttcaagcaCGGGACCAGGGTGCTGCCTTCAGTGCAGAGGATGGTCGCAGGAGAGCCGCAAGGGCGACCGTCGGGCGGCCAAAGAGAAAGTGGAGGCAGCGGGCGCGACGGCAGGTGCGACCCCCTTTCCACAATCAGCGGCCAGAACAGCACGAGTCACCAAAATGGCGGCGATCGTGCGGCCAGCAGGCGATGGGGAGTTGAGGCCAGTTGCGCGCGCGCGCCGGAGAAGATGATTCATATCAGAAGTGAGAAAGATTGTAGATGCGTCTGATACCAAGTTGAGATGAAGGAGAATGGTCAGCGGTTGAGAACATAGGTGGCAGAGTGAAGGGCCTCAACCCAAAATGGGGGAGCTAGGTTAGCATGTATGAGAAGAACACGAAGAATGTCGTTGGTGGTGCGTATGAGACGTTCGGCCTTGCCATTTTGTGGCGAGGTGTGAGGGCATGAAAATCGAAAGGATGCGCCATAACGAAGGAAGAGGTCATATAGGGAAGTGGGAGAAATTCGCTGCCGTTGCCACATTGCATACACTGTATAGAGACATGAAACTGAGTAAGCACGTAAGCGTAAAAGCGATGGACCGTGTCGAAGAGTAGTGTGAGTTGTCATCAAGAATTATGAGGTGATATTAAAAGCGTGAAAAAATACAAGTTGGAGAGCTCCATAAATCACAGTGGATCAATTGAAACGGCGCAGTAGTAAATGACATTTGAGTGAGAAAAGGGCAACCGTCATATTGTGTCAATGcaccactcccccccccccccccccccccccccccgaccgtATCCCGGACACCCAGTACCGTATCTGTACACCCTATACTAGATCGCATATTCTACTGTCTCCGTGTATTGCTGCTTGGTGATACCAGCCCTGAAGAAAACGCTTATAAATCGACGGAAACAGTTGTAAATCGGCAACGTGGGACTAGAAAACAGCATCATCAGTACGATACGATCTGCCTTACCCGTAGTAGCCAGCCAGCCGGTCGGCGTATCCTCTCGCCCCGCCGCGATTCTCCATCAGCGCGCCGTCTCCGCACTCTTCGTAGGAAGGACGGAGACGAACCGACGCGCAATCCCCACGCCCCTCCCACGGTGGCCGCCGGCGGCTGCCACATCCCCTGCTCACTGACCTCGAGCCAGTCTGCGCGGCTGGCGCGGCGAGACTGCAAGGGAAGTGGAGAAGGGTGCACGTCTGGTTGCCGTGGAGGGCAGGGGGATGCGGCGCCAGCGAAGGCTGCACTCCGGCGTGAGGTTCGGGGGGAGAGACGGCCGGCGTACGGATCCAGGCGAGAGGAGAAAGGCCTCGCCGTACGGGAGGGCCCCGTGTGCTTTTATACCGCAGATGGACGCGGGCCCAAAGGAAACGCGGCCCAGACCCGGGCCCGGGCCGGGTTAGCGCGGATTTAAAACCTAATCGCTCCCAATGTCCGATGCAACGCGCGGCGGCCGCCGAGATCCCTTCGCCCAGCCTCGCCGTCGCGGCCGGAAAGAGCGGGGCAGGCGTGCCTATCCCGGAAGAGGGGCGGGGATATTCGGGCTTCAGGCGAGAGGCGCAGGGGCGTCGTGCGTGTTGGCGGCGCATGGGCAAGGACGCGAACCTCGACAACGGCGTCCCCATCCGGGCGCTCCTCGGCCTCCGCTTCGGcgcacgccggcaaggtggacgcgCTCAAGCTCCTCATATCCATGGACGTTGACGTCGCTCACCTCTTCCCGCAGGCTTGCTTCTACAAAATTGCCCTTCCCTCGTCTCATCCCATGCCGTAGAAACTCTCACTGATTTGCGTTCGTTGGGCGCACGTGGTCAGTCGCTAGCTGGAGGTCAAGAAGCTCGATCGTCAACCTTTAATTCCTCGCTACTCCAAGACGTAAGCTAAGCACCCCTCATCTGAATTCTTCTCTGCATGTGATTACTTCGAGCCAGATCATACGGTGTGAATTGCTGCTGTTTGTCCATGATTGATCCTAAGTAGATTACGTGGCCGGGGTAGGTTGTGAAACAGGAGGAACAATATGGGGCAGATGCAAGTTCGTCCATGTTTGAATTGGACCAAGGAAATCCTTTTGGATGATGTAGACAAATATGCGGTACTGCATGAGTTTGAAACTTTGAATCATGCTCAACTGTTGTATTCCAAACAAGAAGGCTATTTCTTCCATAATCGATTGACATTTGCTGTGGGAAGAGATTGTAAATGAAATCTTGTTGTTGCTGCAGGCGCCGGAACGAAGCTCTCCTTTATATTGCGTTGCACCACTCGTTTAGATAATTTTTTTAAGGATTTAATTACATTTCCTTATATTAGGCAAGCTCCTCTATTTTCTTGTGTCAATTAGTCAGGTGTAATCTCGCCCAAAACTTGTGAAATTTTTCCTCAACGTGTGTTCTTTAATTTCCGTGCCAAAAACTATACACCCTATATTTAGCaacggagggagtaacatatTTCCACAAGAATGTATTTCAAACAAACCCATTAGGCCGTGTTCGGTTGACAGGGTTGTGCAGCAGTTTTGGCGGGGATTGAGGTGGATTTAATCCTCTGCAAGTCAAAATCCCCCCAAATCCCCTCCAACCCTCTTGACAAAGGGTGTAACCGAACAAGGCCTTAGTGAGGACTTGGGCCCTTTGCGTCATGGCTGGTAGCCTGGTATAATATTACACGTTGTCGCTCGGCTCGTGTCAGTGGTTTTAGACATGTGCCAGGGATCCATATGTTAGAATATGTGATGCACATGCACTTTGTATGCTCTATGACTTGCTTCCAGAGGAAAACACGACTTTGTAGGAGGTTTGGTTAGTGCAATCTGCTTCTGATTTTCATTGATGCTAACATTATATCCATCTGAAACCTGCCCATGTTTTTTTAGATCATGGGTGTTTTGTTCAATGGCAATAATCCTCTGGAGTAGTCACAGCTGCTGCTAGCAAAGACATTTTATCCAAATTGTTTAGCGTTGACAACGAAGCATTTCCGAAGGCTCTCTGAGAAACACTCCGTGATATTGAAGAATGGATTGGTTTTGGATTCTGCAATGTTTTCAAGGTTAGTGATCAATGTCATTAAAAGTCGACGGGTCATTCGTTTTTGAATTTGTCGGCCACGTTGTTTGTTTGCATGATATAATCTGCTGCTATAAGACTAACCATAGTAGCCGGGAATGCGGGTCGATGCCGCGTCCTGTGTCCCGGGTCCATAGACCTCAATCGAGGGTCAGGATCAAGCGTAGGTCGAAAGGATTCGACGGCTGGTACGCGTTCCCATGAAGAAAACGGACGTTGCAGGTATGAGGAATAAAAAAAACACACCGTGGCCGTAACTGTAGGGGAGATAATTGAGGAACAAAAAGCCAGAAAAGGACGTAAAATAACAGCGCTCCTCTAATACCAGATGGATATCCTTAATTTGCTCTTGCCTTAATCTGTTTTTGCTTTCAATATTCGATTCCGTGGCCGTAACTGTAGCGATATTGCACTCTTTCCTTAATCTGTTTTTGCTTTCTTGAAGGACTGATCGACCCGGGCTCATCGTCCCCGATTTAACAGGATCGCGTTTCCCCCGTCAAACCGTCGTTCAGAGATGTATACCCCAATTGATCCCTAGTTTTGGCCACCAGCGATCCTCGACCCTCGTTCCCGTTCCTCGACTCGTTCAAACTGGGAACTTGGCAATTATGAGACTAGCATTTATTCTGTTGTAAAGATGACGTTTTTTAGATAGTTAGAATTGAAGCCTCTAGTCCAAGTTGTATCGAACTTAGTTCATCGATCATGAGCATTGCTGCGAAGTTGCAATGGGCTGTCATTGGTTATGCGCAAAGTCTGTCTATCGCTTATTGCGAGTAGAAGTTAGCGCTCGCCTATGAGGCGATGCTACTTGGGCCGACCCATTAGCAGATTCTCCTTCTATCCCAGGGGGAACATGTTATCATCACTGCCTTTTCGTATTGTCGCGCATTTTATTCCAGCTGAATTATTCTACATATAAATCCCTAGAACTCCCTATTTCCCCTAAAATGCATGTTTACGCTTCAAAATGCCTTGAGAATCcattttttgtcgctaattttcACTTTTAAGATGTGCTTAACATGTCATCTTTGTACACGTGTGCACTATAGTTTTTTACTATTGTAGATTCTTGTCACTTTTTATCATCAAAGAATGTATTAAATATTGGAATACCATTTTATTGAATAAGTTGTATCATCATCACGTTTATGCAATGGATTACCTATTGTATTCTCATGTTATATGCATAAATTGCAAGTGGTCGGAATCCTGAAGAAAAAGTTTCCATGGTTGCCCATAACGAGCTAAACTAATTGATGTAGGCATTTGATTGCAAGATTGTCCTTGAAGGCAGATACATTCTTTGGGCGATTGGTCTAGGGACCCAGCTGGCCCCTATAATCTGCAAAGTCGCACGGGAGAATGCGCAGGCTCTGCCCTTCCTTCTTCGCCATTTGTGTGCTACTCTAAAAGATGAGTACATGGCAGAACATAGCGCTTCGGTCCTTTCGACCACTCTCAAGCAGTGTTTCGAGAGGCTAAATGGCCTTTGGTACCGCTACTTGAGAGCGGTCGAAAGGCCGAAGTGCTCCGTTCTGCCATGTATTCGTCTATCAGAGTAGGGCACAGATGGTGACGAAGGAAGTGCAGAGCTTGAGCATTCTCCGGTGCAACTTTGTGGCCTGTGGGGGCCGGATGGATCCCTAGACCAATCACCCTCAGAATGCATCTGCCTTCGAACACGATCTCGTAGTCGGATGCCCACATCAAGTAGTTCCGTCCCTTTTGGGCCTACTCAGGAAACTCCTTCGTGATTTCGGCCATCTGTAATGTTTGTAAATAACATAAGACTACTACACGTAATCCCTTGCATAAATGTGATGATGATAGAACCCATTCAGTAAAACTACGTACCAATATTGAGAACAATAACACGAGGCTGAGTCAACAACATGAGGCATGGGCAATATATACCCCGGCCTGAAATTGAGTTGGGCTGTCAATGGAAGAACGTGGCTAAGTTTGGAGGGCCTCTAGAATTGGTGGAATGCTGGCTGGCTTTTCACAACGTAGGCTATAAACAAGAGCAGCGAAGATACTCTTTCAGATATGCAAGGCGTATACTGGTGGTGGAGCTAGCACCCGGCGAGCTGGGGCGTCTGCCCGAGCTTCCACGCTGCATGTCCAAGGAATTGTAGTAGCGAAAATTAGTTTACTGAAGAGTTTGCTTGGCAAAAAGCTTATTAACATGGCGGCACTTCGATCTTGCCCAGGCTAAACTTGAGCTGGCTCCGCCACTGATCAGAATTAACCCGTGACCATAGTTCTACCAAGAAATTGTGATATACTATATTTTTCTTCCATGTTGCATCGTCCATTTAGAGaaggcacactaaattactattGCTATGTTGTGACCTTTTACCTATGCATTTTTGTTTTCTTTATTTACTTCATGCACAAAATACATTGTTCTTTATCTGGTCATTTTCTTACACTTATTTATTCCTAACTGAATGTGGCCACAACATATATCAATATATGCCTTCTTGTGTTATCCAAGAAGAACCGATGGAAGAAACTGAGGTTAGTGCTTTGAGTTTTAAAGATTGTTTCATGTTAGTATTGTGGCAATTCTCCCTTACACATGGCAATGTTACCTTCCATACATGGCAAGTCCCTGAAGAAATGCCGCATGGCATTTAAAGTTGTTTTGGCATGGCAACTCGGTCTTTCGTTGGAAATTTATCTCCCAACGAACGTTCACCAGATATTTGCGTCATAAAGATAAGGTAGAAACGGTGAATATTTGGAGAAACAAAGAAAGGTGGAGACATTATGTTGTTGTGCacatactccctccggtcctttatAGTCTGCATATAAGTTATGTCTGAAGTCAAAAGTATCTCTATTTTGACTaaacttatagaaaaatatatcaacattcacaatacccaaccaatattgttagattcattaggaaatgtagtttcatagtttatgtatttggtattgtagatgttgattttttttaatataaatttggtcaaactttgtacAGTTTGACTTGATACAAATctaatatgcaaagtaaaaaggaccggagggagtatgttGTTTCCCTGCTGAAAGGAaggttagagggactgtggtatccccagcctaccagggttcaagtcctggtgctcgcatttattcctggatttatttcaggatttccggcgatgcgcattcGGTAGGAGGAGATGTTCCCGTTGATGACGAGGTCCCTAcggtgacttcataaatttcaagatgatatgccggctcagtctttcggaggtgctcataggggtaggctGTGCGTGTGCGCGTTTATATGTTGTCTTAAAAAAAGAGAAAGGTGAGCGAAATCCACGACGAGTGAAAACTCTCTTTCGTTAGCCAGGCGTGGTGAGCAATCTTCAAGACATTAAAAAATATAGCACTTTTTGACACCTCCAAGGGAGTACACTTTTGAGGCATTCCCCGTCAAAGTCAGTGGGGTGGACACACTTGCGTGATCATAACCATTTTTGTTTTCCCTTAAAAAAAACCATTTTTGTTGTGGTGCACTTCCCTTGCTACCTtttggaaaagaaaaaaagataaaCATAACAAAAAATGTAGTCAGGTATTCCAAATGCAGTGAAGTCTATTGGGTGTGCTTTTGTGCAAGTTCGCAAATGGTCATTCTCGAGGCTCACCTTCTCTACTCGTCCCTGGGCAGATTGAAGACCGCAGCTGGAACGATCGTGTTGCTTACCTCGAAGCAAGATTGTATTGAACACTTTTTTCAACGAAATGGAGAATAACCGGACATTACAGAGAAGTTGGATTGTTTATACCAGTGGGTAAACCAGTTGCTATTGCCACTGATGTGTGCTTCTCGATTCCAATTTGATAGCTAGATTTGCACCAAAAGAAAACAGAAGTAGAATATACAAAAGAAGTCTAGTGTAGAATAAGTGTTTCTTTTACAGGTAGAATAAGATTTACTGATTTTATTCATGGGGATAATTTCCTGCTTCAAAAGTCAAAACAGACTGGACACTTCGGAGATTGGATGCCGTTACCACTTTGTTAAAAAAAAAACTCCAGCTTAAGTTCAGCTGTCATTTCGGTCGACTTGGGCTACTGCTCTATAACACTGTCATTTCAGGGAGTATCAAATGATGCCAAGAAGATTCAGTTCGACAGGTACGTTTTCACCACCACTTTCGGTCTTTTCCCTGAACAATTATGCCCTGGACTAGTCACTAGTGGGCAGCGCTGGCTAGGTGAACCGTTCCGCTCGTCCACCATCACCACTCATGATCTACAGGCAATATATAGTTCGTCAGATCAAGTTGCTCTGATCAGCCCCTTCGATGCATCCCATCACACACAGTGGTCACACGGAACTTGCAGCTACTTTCGCATCAGACATGCACTCACCGGTCCCTCGCCGGCCGCAAGTAGTCCACCGGCAGGCTGCAGGCGCCTCGCCTCTTTACCTGCCGCATCTCCTCATCCTCTGCACCAACAGACCACCGACTCACGAATCGCATCTCGTCGTCGTCCGTCCCTTAAGGCAGCCAGCCAATGCAACGCAACGACCCGTCCAATCGCATCGCATGACAACCTTGTAGTACGGCGCgtacgcatgcatgcatgtccggCTAGCCTGAGTCTGAGTGTCAATGTGGGCGCGCGACCGGCCGTGAAGCTAGTGGAGGAGAAGTGAGGCAGAGGGCCGAGGATACTTTGGCCGACTTGCACGTACGAACGGAGCAAGTAGATTGGTTGCGGCCATGATGGAAACTGCACGTAAAGGAACCGTAACCCTGGCCTAGCTAGCACAGGCTGACAGTACACATATTAGTGCGATGCTGGCTAAGATATGGTCGCTTTTGCCGTGCTGGACCGCGAGCTCGGAGCTGCTTTCGCACCCACAGCTAGGGCGCACTCTGCCGGATGCAACCTGGGCAGAGGGAAGGCCCGCATCCGCCTTTCCCGCG is drawn from Aegilops tauschii subsp. strangulata cultivar AL8/78 chromosome 1, Aet v6.0, whole genome shotgun sequence and contains these coding sequences:
- the LOC141035207 gene encoding uncharacterized protein encodes the protein MDMRSLSASTLPACAEAEAEERPDGDAVVELFYFICCKYNVQHHLDVVVDPTHESIVWRNDDLTIVLCMDGVIAEELQDLVNQLGCAIILGSEFRNMVQCDLSIAQYTRRLKVLVGVLGDISEHITNQTITLQLIRGLSHKLQARSRLLLEEIAANECARLDGHPKASSTTLNVGQAAHHG